From the Rhinolophus sinicus isolate RSC01 linkage group LG02, ASM3656204v1, whole genome shotgun sequence genome, one window contains:
- the STBD1 gene encoding starch-binding domain-containing protein 1 encodes MGAVWSALLVGGGLAGALFIWLMRDTGKKRDAKQEKDACLVEAVAAGGDQDGSGGLSPGPTRRELITKPEHLQESNGCLVSETKVPGNMKEAAWRLQSPSGEDGDYGNSRERVPFEWFPDTESLAPSAAGNSRRYSEGSRNESCESRIGEWGFQKGQEKAAPCLAEKLPSSNLFMDRAKEGGSLESLDSQGPADQEDWEMVSRHSSWGDIGLGGSLEAPGLSPKQSMDYGRSTLVDTRGQEVDVKTKRAVTMSSESQQVTVRFQIHYVTSTGLQFIAVTGDHEWLGRWNTYIPLQCSRDGLWSRSISLPANTVVEWKFVVVENGEITRWEECSNRLLETGHGDKTVYKSWGIH; translated from the exons ATGGGCGCCGTCTGGTCCGCCCTGCTGGTCGGAGGGGGTCTAGCCGGAGCGCTTTTCATCTGGCTAATGCGGGACACTGGAAAGAAGCGGGACGCGAAGCAGGAGAAGGACGCCTGTCTTGTGGAGGCTGTGGCTGCGGGAGGCGATCAGGATGGCAGCGGGGGACTGAGCCCTGGACCCACTAGGCGGGAGCTGATCACCAAACCAG AGCATCTTCAAGAAAGCAATGGATGTTTGGTTTCAGAGACCAAAGTCCCTGGTAACATGAAGGAGGCAGCATGGAGACTGCAGAGCCCTTCTGGAGAAGATGGTGACTATGGCAATTCCAGAGAGCGTGTTCCTTTTGAATGGTTTCCAGACACAGAATCTCTAGCTCCATCTGCAGCTGGTAATTCTAGGCGATACTCTGAAGGTTCAAGAAATGAAAGTTGTGAATCTCGTATAGGAGAATGGGGCTTCCAAAAAGGACAAGAGAAAGCAGCTCCATGTTTGGCAGAGAAGTTGCCTTCCAGCAACCTGTTCATGGACAGAGCTAAAGAAGGAGGGAGCCTTGAAAGTTTGGACAGTCAGGGCCCCGCTGACCAGGAAGACTGGGAAATGGTGTCCAGGCACTCGTCTTGGGGAGATATTGGTTTGGGTGGCAGTCTTGAGGCTCCAGGGCTAAGCCCAAAACAGAGCATGGACTATGGCAGAAGCACTCTTGTGGATACAAGAGGTCAGGAAGTGGATGTGAAAACAAAAAGGGCAGTCACTATGTCTTCAGAGTCTCAGCAAGTTACTGTCAGGTTCCAGATCCATTATGTCACAAGCACTGGTCTGCAATTCATTGCAGTAACTGGAGACCATGAGTGGCTTGGGAGATGGAACACTTACATCCCCCTCCAGTGTAGCAGGGATGGGCTCTGGTCTCGTTCTATATCCCTGCCAGCAAATACAGTGGTGGAATGGAAGTTCGTGGTGGTAGAGAATGGGGAAATTACTCGCTGGGAAGAATGTAGCAATAGGTTACTAGAGACTGGCCATGGGGATAAAACGGTTTACAAGTCCTGGGGGATTCATTGA